A stretch of DNA from Topomyia yanbarensis strain Yona2022 unplaced genomic scaffold, ASM3024719v1 HiC_scaffold_494, whole genome shotgun sequence:
AAACTGCCGCCAAGTTGCCCAACATCGTTTGAGGGAGATTTCGGATACATACGGTACACAATCCGCATTGTGTTCGAAAGACCGTGGAAGTACGATTTAACGTACAAGATAGCATTCACAGTGGTAAACCAGCTGGATTTGAATAAGATTTCACCACCTTTGAACGTTGCTACCGTGCTGGAAAATATGAAACAGTTCAGCTGTGGACCCTGCAGATCGGCACCAATGATCATGACAGTATTCATTCCAATGACTGGCTATGTACCGGGCCAGTTGATCCTAGTTACAGTTGATGTTATGAACAAAAGTAAGAAGGACATCAGTGAGATCAAGCTAAAACTTCGCCGGCAGGTGAAGTACGTTAGCCAGGCACCAAGTGAAAGGACCAAAGACGTATTCTCTACTCTAGTTAAGTACCAGTGCAGTGGTGTAGATCGAAATAAATCAGCCGGTTACGAAAGACGGCTGCTTATTCCGCCTGAACCACCCTCACGATCAACAAACATAATTCGAATCGAATATTTTATAGAAGTCACTGCCAAAGTCCCAGGGCTGTACGTATGTCCTAGGGTCAAAATTCCAATCACGATTGGTACAGTTCCGTTGATCAATCTCAACAAATCCCAGGAGCAATCATCAGTCGTCGATGGTCAGCTGAGGGGTTCCGGGTCAACGGCAAATTGTTCAGCACAGTTCCTGTCCAGCAGCGTTCAATCGCTTAAAAGTGAGATTTCCCGTACAAGTTTTCCCCTGCAGTATGGCAATAATCTGACCCGTTTGAACCTTTCTCCTAAACAGTACCCCACAGCTTCGAGGAATCGTTGAGCCGGGCGGCGATTAACATTCACGAGGACGGCGAACACCAGACACTGGGAGCGAAACCTTTCACCCCACGTTATCCGGTTTACAAGTTCGAGCAGCAACGGGTGGACAATAGCTCAGTAGCAGCGTCCAGCCTAGCCGGCTAGCTGAAAGTGTTGCGAAACCACGGAAGGTGATGTTAATGGAATAACTACGTTGTGACACTTATCggagaaaatgaaaataaaaattatacatAGAAACACTATCTTCTTGCTGGTTCTTATCGGGTTTGTTGGTATGTTTGGTAATGAAATTCTGTTCGCCAATTCGAAGTGTTCACAAGACAGTTAGGAGTGCCGAGGAAAGTGCAACCAATCGTACATGTGTAATCTGTTGTTTGGggtacactgataaaataagtTATCGTTAAAGGAATGAAACTAAGAAACGGTCTctgatgtttgtttttgtttttttaccgTTCTTATAACAGAAAGGTACAGAAAACGATTCTGCTCAACGAATTtggacatttttttatttcgtttatttgacacggctcatagcggtagcttaacggagccgtggatctttcatgtgtttacaatatgtaaaaatacaaataaaaacaaacattattgattacccgttggatctcgtgcgcgcaactttttattgcgagcggagaccttctttcgcggctcgcctactgcgtcatgggaaTCATTCAATTCTCTTCTATCGTTAAAGGTGTCTTGGTgatcgcgatcagatgttctttcctgttTATTACCCTTACGggtgaccagtgtaaatccgtcgttattgttattatcttcttcgacaatgttgcttacagtggtttttGGGGTGCAGGATGCTGTTTTTGCTGTTGTCAATATgaactgaacagctgccacaaatttggcaaccgtttgtggtttaggtgttggtattgaaaactcttttttggttGGTTTGCCGTGTAGAGATGTATTCTCCTCTATATCTTCCGCgaaaggttgtccgtggtgcgcTGTCTGATTGCAATACTTGcatgtaggagtttgcccctcatgggtgcataacgtagtttggttAATAGTATCTTcatgggttttgagttttatagtcaagtgggaggggataggtctttcgatccgcatcctcaccacaagaacaccgttaggtgtacccgggaagaaatttctccacgtatcacgtgtaacggattctacttcccCGTATTGCGACATATATTTTGCAATTAGATCAGGAGgagtacgtggtgataggtcatgtagctttacattaacgtagtctttttctatatacacgggaatcttaatttcaactttatcactttcagccacgtgcttcaagttgttctgcaaaacgaaacgttcggattgggctaacgtgttgaatgatacgagtactacattgcgaagatgatgatactgaagatacataacctccttacGCCTAAggtgcatcttcaccttcagcaagttttccacttcacgaaaactcaatcttattgaagagaatttaaagtcaacgaccgctgtgtaGGGTCAGAGCAgagttttttcgtcaactttactcatgatggcaagaataaattaaatcttTCCTTCGTTCTCGAGACTATGCACGCTAGATCGAGAGATTGCTAGTTGCCAGGTTGTTGtagttgttcacttggttcaaatgtacgtctgacttgggcagaagaaGAAAGTAGACTGAATTTGGACATTGTCTGTGTATGTCTATTTTTATTGACAGGTGTTTAACCGATCATTACAAACTAGTATCAGATGGAAAACTACATCcggacagaacgctattaaatcGGATAATTATATGTGCAGGATACACTTTTCGAacatttttggttattttttaaatcagtTCGTTTATTGGGTAGACATGTTTGCGTTGGCATGACGGTGccaatttttgtttgtttttcattttagactttttaaatctAGGAGattataattttgaaattttttattatattagaTATAAGAGGAAATTTTTTGACAGGCAACTTAAAACTAAGATTTCAGTTCTTGTATAAGAGggtaagcatttgatttttattaacatttatgtgtccaacaaaaaaacacctttaacaggccaacgagggtacccgggtacccacaaattgaaatgctcatgactaaggcttcctttaaccgatttggacacttttagatgttttggattcagaaactcgtccactttttgattctgtacaatagaaccggaataatggatctggtttttggtaatccggattttccgaagtaatgttccagtactaggattttatctgtaaattttaataatgtcctagcaagatgagtatcaaaactcttcaaattgtctcggaagtctgttttttattgttacgggaccctatggcaatttgaaaaatagaattggaatggaatggccactcacggccccacgggaacctgttccggaatgtccgttccggggtcaaatccccaaatggttccaaaaccacgagatacagcctactgatgcaattccaagaattttgatacccatattgctagtattccattgatgttcgcaaatagtacccctgcactggaacc
This window harbors:
- the LOC131695695 gene encoding arrestin domain-containing protein 3-like; amino-acid sequence: MVPPICDISFDDNSYGVFLAGQSIAGQVEVSVPKVKRVKSVYLKISGQATVKWAESRGTGASVIYSGREEYINHTVVLLGSDTEEEVELKEGSRSFKFTYKLPPSCPTSFEGDFGYIRYTIRIVFERPWKYDLTYKIAFTVVNQLDLNKISPPLNVATVLENMKQFSCGPCRSAPMIMTVFIPMTGYVPGQLILVTVDVMNKSKKDISEIKLKLRRQVKYVSQAPSERTKDVFSTLVKYQCSGVDRNKSAGYERRLLIPPEPPSRSTNIIRIEYFIEVTAKVPGLYVCPRVKIPITIGTVPLINLNKSQEQSSVVDGQLRGSGSTANCSAQFLSSSVQSLKIPHSFEESLSRAAINIHEDGEHQTLGAKPFTPRYPVYKFEQQRVDNSSVAASSLAG